Proteins from a single region of Mucilaginibacter daejeonensis:
- a CDS encoding N-acetylmuramoyl-L-alanine amidase — translation MKLRSYLTILTALVILASCSSKKKIGAGTINKEVASKYAVTNKYYDSVANSFALNLASTAIPNLIDTLGAAVPGEWVGTVNLGMRKPNYVIIHYTAQDSIQQTLRTFTVKVSQVSAHYVVAKDGKVWHMVNDYLRANQAGIGKWGSVTDMNSCSIGIEIDNNGSEPYTDGQVKSLIALLGYLKTTYNIPTANFIGHQDWAPKRKPDPGPLFPWKIMAKYGFGYWSDDVLELAPPDYDYMTALRLIGYDVSNLNAAIVAFKRHFVQSDVSPRMTQLDLNVLFNVSKKYLN, via the coding sequence ATGAAACTCAGATCTTACTTAACCATACTTACAGCGCTCGTCATACTGGCTTCCTGCTCTTCTAAAAAGAAGATCGGTGCAGGCACTATCAACAAGGAGGTGGCCAGCAAGTACGCCGTCACTAACAAGTATTATGACTCGGTAGCTAATAGCTTTGCGCTTAACCTGGCCTCAACAGCTATACCCAACCTGATCGACACTTTGGGTGCTGCCGTGCCCGGAGAGTGGGTGGGCACCGTTAACCTGGGTATGCGTAAGCCTAACTATGTGATCATCCATTATACCGCGCAGGATTCGATCCAACAAACGCTGCGCACGTTCACCGTAAAAGTGAGCCAGGTGAGTGCCCATTACGTAGTGGCTAAGGATGGCAAGGTATGGCACATGGTGAACGATTATTTGCGCGCCAACCAGGCGGGCATAGGCAAATGGGGCAGCGTGACAGATATGAACAGTTGCTCGATCGGTATCGAGATCGATAACAACGGCTCTGAACCTTACACCGATGGCCAGGTGAAAAGCCTGATCGCGTTACTGGGCTATTTAAAGACCACCTACAACATCCCGACCGCTAACTTTATTGGTCACCAGGACTGGGCGCCTAAACGCAAACCTGATCCGGGTCCGCTTTTCCCGTGGAAGATCATGGCCAAATATGGCTTTGGCTACTGGAGCGATGATGTACTGGAACTTGCTCCACCCGATTATGACTACATGACCGCTCTGCGCCTGATCGGTTACGATGTAAGCAACCTGAACGCTGCCATCGTGGCCTTTAAACGCCACTTCGTACAGAGTGATGTAAGTCCGCGCATGACCCAGCTTGACCTGAACGTACTGTTCAATGTCAGCAAAAAATATCTCAATTGA
- a CDS encoding tetratricopeptide repeat protein, which translates to MEDEYEFGFTEDPKFSVERYEEMLRNHDQYFFDAQAFENIIDYYIEKNDPVKAIQVVDYAISQHPFAAIFLIKQAQLFVVTNRVGEAFAALDKAALLEASDADIYIIRGNLYESMDRYTEALENYQKALTMAEETDDILLHMAYVHQNMGDYDMAIHYLKECLKQNMENQDALYELAFCYDVIDNQQESIQFYEQYIDNEPYSYAAWYNLGNAFTKLGLFEKAIDAYDYAILIKDNFASAYFNKGNALVNLEKYAEAIEVYRQTFEYEQPNADTYCAIGECYEKLEQMDEARAFYKKAVKMDSKLADAWFGIGVTLDFEERYFEALHFYRKALDLDISNADYWFAIADAEYKLGHLPESENAYEKVVELNPLDIDAWLDYSSILYEQERLNDAIEVMAEAIKSNPDAAELYYRLVAYLFARGDYNEALTNLELALSADPEKHYILFDYLPQLQKNKVILDIINRYTR; encoded by the coding sequence ATGGAAGATGAATATGAATTCGGTTTTACTGAGGACCCTAAATTCTCGGTAGAGCGTTATGAGGAAATGCTCCGCAATCATGATCAGTACTTTTTTGATGCACAGGCATTCGAGAACATCATTGACTACTACATCGAGAAAAATGATCCTGTAAAGGCGATCCAGGTAGTAGATTACGCCATCAGCCAACACCCGTTCGCCGCTATATTTTTGATCAAGCAGGCCCAGCTGTTCGTGGTGACCAACCGCGTAGGTGAGGCCTTTGCCGCATTGGATAAAGCGGCCTTACTGGAAGCGTCTGACGCTGATATCTATATCATACGAGGAAACCTGTACGAGAGCATGGACCGTTACACGGAGGCGCTGGAAAATTACCAGAAGGCGCTCACCATGGCCGAGGAGACCGACGATATATTGCTGCACATGGCCTACGTTCATCAGAATATGGGCGACTATGATATGGCCATACACTACCTTAAGGAGTGTTTGAAGCAGAACATGGAGAACCAGGATGCCCTGTACGAACTGGCTTTTTGTTACGACGTGATCGACAATCAGCAAGAGAGCATCCAGTTCTATGAGCAGTACATCGATAATGAGCCTTACAGCTATGCGGCCTGGTATAATTTGGGCAACGCCTTTACTAAGCTGGGACTGTTCGAGAAAGCGATAGATGCTTACGACTATGCGATACTGATCAAGGACAACTTTGCATCGGCTTACTTCAATAAAGGCAATGCACTGGTGAACCTGGAGAAATATGCCGAAGCGATAGAGGTGTACCGTCAAACCTTTGAGTACGAGCAACCCAATGCCGATACTTATTGCGCCATAGGCGAGTGCTACGAAAAGCTGGAGCAAATGGACGAGGCACGCGCTTTTTACAAAAAGGCCGTGAAGATGGACAGCAAGCTGGCCGATGCCTGGTTCGGCATAGGGGTAACGCTCGATTTTGAGGAACGTTACTTTGAAGCCCTGCACTTTTACCGCAAGGCGCTTGATCTGGATATCAGCAATGCTGATTATTGGTTCGCCATTGCCGATGCGGAATATAAGCTGGGTCATTTGCCCGAGTCAGAAAATGCTTATGAAAAGGTGGTTGAACTTAACCCACTGGACATAGACGCCTGGCTGGACTACTCATCGATACTGTATGAGCAGGAACGTTTGAACGATGCCATTGAGGTAATGGCCGAAGCGATCAAGAGCAATCCGGATGCGGCTGAGTTATACTACCGATTGGTGGCTTACCTGTTCGCCCGTGGTGATTACAATGAGGCATTGACAAACCTGGAGCTGGCCCTGAGCGCCGACCCTGAGAAACACTATATCCTGTTCGATTATTTGCCACAACTGCAAAAGAACAAGGTGATATTAGACATTATTAACCGGTACACCCGGTAG
- a CDS encoding S8 family serine peptidase: MTIINKHLLGYTLCASLLAGLGAKAQTAATPPPPELPKNWHLMDLKADGYFGISLNKAYQALKGKKSKTVVIATIDSGIDTAQADLKSVLWVNPKEKPGNGKDDDGNGYIDDMHGWNFLGGPGGKCDFSETTEEVREYHRLKDKYGMMTEANAPDKKEFAYWQTVKTTYDSTFTKSSNESKQLSQIMNVLMITSGYIKKGLNLPANGTFKLADLSKLKATNDTIAQSKNAWTYFFTEEGPTATNEKIIKDLGEYMTKINNDINPDLEARARIVGDDPNVWDTKPYGSNILKFEDASHGTGVAGLMGAVRNNQYGIDGVADNVRIMAIKGVPNGDEYDKDIAKAIRYAVDNGAKVVNMSFGKKLSPHKKWVDEAFKYAADHDVLLVQAAGNDHQNVDEKAAYPNDTFEDGSVTDLDNVISVGASSAKQDEKLPGDFSNYGKKNVDVFAPGVKVTSVDKDAEFNTADGTSFASPITAGIAALLLEYYPNLSAKQLKQIILQSAKPLTGTMVIKPGTQDKVDFTTLSKTGGVVNAYEAVILAGKVKGERKK, translated from the coding sequence ATGACGATCATTAACAAACATTTATTAGGATATACCCTGTGCGCATCGCTATTAGCAGGCCTTGGCGCCAAGGCTCAAACAGCAGCTACTCCTCCACCTCCCGAATTGCCAAAGAACTGGCATTTGATGGACCTAAAGGCCGATGGCTACTTCGGTATCAGCCTCAACAAGGCCTACCAGGCACTTAAAGGCAAAAAAAGCAAGACCGTGGTGATCGCCACCATCGATAGCGGTATCGATACCGCACAGGCTGACCTTAAGAGCGTGCTTTGGGTGAATCCGAAAGAGAAACCGGGCAATGGTAAGGACGATGATGGCAACGGCTACATCGATGACATGCATGGCTGGAACTTTTTAGGCGGCCCGGGCGGCAAGTGTGACTTCAGCGAGACCACCGAGGAGGTGCGCGAGTATCACCGCCTGAAGGACAAATACGGCATGATGACCGAGGCCAACGCGCCCGACAAAAAGGAGTTCGCGTACTGGCAAACCGTGAAGACGACCTACGATTCTACCTTCACCAAGTCATCTAACGAGAGCAAGCAGTTGTCGCAGATCATGAACGTGCTTATGATCACCAGCGGCTACATCAAAAAAGGCTTGAACCTGCCGGCTAACGGCACATTCAAACTGGCCGACCTGAGCAAGCTAAAAGCTACTAACGATACTATTGCCCAAAGCAAGAACGCCTGGACCTACTTTTTTACCGAGGAAGGCCCTACCGCTACCAACGAGAAGATCATCAAAGATCTTGGCGAATACATGACCAAGATCAATAACGACATCAACCCTGATCTGGAGGCCCGTGCCCGCATCGTGGGCGACGACCCTAATGTATGGGATACTAAGCCTTACGGCAGCAACATCCTGAAGTTCGAGGATGCTTCGCATGGTACGGGTGTGGCTGGTTTGATGGGCGCTGTACGCAACAATCAGTACGGCATCGATGGCGTGGCCGATAACGTGCGCATCATGGCCATCAAAGGCGTGCCTAACGGCGATGAGTATGATAAGGACATTGCCAAAGCGATCCGTTACGCGGTAGATAATGGTGCCAAGGTGGTGAACATGAGCTTTGGTAAAAAGCTATCTCCGCACAAAAAATGGGTAGATGAGGCTTTTAAATATGCTGCCGACCATGATGTACTGCTGGTGCAGGCCGCAGGTAACGACCACCAGAACGTTGATGAAAAAGCAGCCTATCCTAATGACACCTTTGAGGACGGCTCAGTGACCGACCTTGACAACGTGATCAGCGTAGGTGCATCATCGGCCAAGCAGGATGAGAAACTGCCGGGCGATTTTAGCAACTATGGCAAAAAGAACGTTGATGTATTTGCACCGGGTGTAAAGGTGACCTCGGTAGATAAAGATGCCGAGTTCAATACTGCGGATGGCACCAGCTTTGCCTCGCCGATCACCGCAGGTATTGCTGCCTTGTTGTTGGAGTACTACCCTAATCTGAGTGCCAAGCAACTTAAACAGATCATCTTGCAATCGGCCAAACCATTGACCGGCACTATGGTGATCAAACCAGGCACGCAAGACAAGGTAGACTTTACCACCCTGAGCAAGACCGGCGGCGTAGTGAACGCCTACGAGGCCGTGATCCTGGCCGGTAAAGTAAAAGGCGAACGTAAGAAATAA
- a CDS encoding DUF4153 domain-containing protein codes for MIKFPSIHSLLQGAAGVLKRFPVEVLFALTATVAATVNVELNDVNYHGQGWCWRIIAGANLGLLLSLSATLYGESKQWPLAKIWILRLAAVLVTVGIFLSIDPFTRSTDAIRFFLLSFAFHLLVSFAAFSGRGNLHGFWQFNKTLFLRFLTSALYSAVLFAGLAAAIGAANFLFNLKFEWDTFANLWVWIVGMFSVIFFLAGVPVHTASLEQDDSYPKGLKIFTQYVLIPLATVYVVILLAYEAKIIVQWQLPKGLVSSLVLGYAVFGILSILLVYPIRNLEGSRWIKSYAKSFYLLLLPLIVLLFVATGARVFKYGVTELRYFLIVLAFWLLFISVYFLASARQSIKLIPMSLCLLSLLAVYGPLSAFSVAKVSQLRILKEVFARNHALKDGKLQKVSDKISKRDGNRAVAVINYLVERHDLASLQPYFKQDLDHVADSIMHLKGHGRYDERMSRYEARGNKIDWVKKQLNLEDFSGYDYDDERNGTTEIKPLSKQYILNTRQQEVVDVSGYDQLINVSFNSINDLTDSITVDTSTYELPHGKMSTIRIRNSANVTVELDGQKISFDLNAWSNTLLKDSKQLKSYRQPSNSDAYYQYDLPAQLTSITKYTGKHKVTFRVDQLNVSEANGVKKADVNYCSGVFLIKW; via the coding sequence ATGATCAAATTCCCCTCCATACATAGCCTGTTGCAGGGTGCAGCAGGCGTGCTGAAGCGCTTCCCGGTAGAGGTGTTATTTGCACTTACGGCCACCGTTGCTGCCACGGTCAACGTCGAACTCAACGATGTGAATTACCACGGGCAGGGCTGGTGCTGGCGCATTATTGCGGGCGCTAATCTTGGCCTGCTGCTTTCGCTTTCGGCCACGCTTTACGGTGAAAGTAAGCAATGGCCACTGGCTAAGATATGGATACTGCGCCTGGCAGCGGTACTGGTCACGGTGGGTATATTCCTGAGCATTGATCCCTTTACCCGCAGTACCGACGCGATACGGTTCTTTTTGCTCAGTTTCGCTTTTCACCTGCTGGTGTCGTTCGCGGCATTTAGCGGTCGCGGTAACCTGCATGGTTTCTGGCAGTTCAATAAAACGCTTTTCCTGCGCTTTTTGACCAGTGCCTTGTACAGCGCGGTATTGTTTGCGGGCCTGGCCGCAGCCATAGGTGCGGCAAATTTCCTGTTCAACCTGAAGTTCGAATGGGATACCTTTGCCAATTTATGGGTATGGATCGTAGGGATGTTCAGTGTGATCTTCTTTTTGGCCGGCGTACCTGTACATACCGCATCGCTTGAACAGGATGACAGCTACCCCAAGGGATTAAAGATATTTACCCAGTATGTGCTGATCCCGCTGGCCACGGTGTACGTGGTGATCCTGCTGGCGTACGAGGCCAAGATCATCGTTCAATGGCAATTGCCCAAGGGTTTGGTATCGAGCCTGGTGCTGGGTTATGCGGTGTTCGGTATCCTGTCTATTTTATTGGTTTACCCGATCCGTAACCTCGAGGGCAGCAGATGGATCAAGAGTTATGCTAAAAGTTTTTACCTGTTGCTGCTGCCGCTCATCGTGTTACTATTTGTGGCCACGGGAGCAAGGGTGTTCAAATATGGGGTTACTGAGCTACGGTATTTTTTGATCGTGCTGGCTTTTTGGCTGCTGTTCATCAGTGTATACTTTTTGGCTTCGGCCAGGCAAAGTATCAAGCTGATCCCCATGAGTTTGTGCTTGCTCAGTTTGTTGGCGGTGTACGGTCCGTTAAGTGCGTTCTCGGTAGCAAAAGTATCGCAGCTTAGAATATTGAAGGAAGTATTTGCCCGCAACCATGCGCTGAAGGATGGAAAGCTGCAGAAAGTGAGCGATAAGATCAGTAAGCGGGACGGTAACCGCGCAGTAGCGGTGATCAACTATTTGGTAGAGCGGCATGACCTTGCCTCGCTGCAGCCCTATTTTAAGCAAGATCTTGACCACGTGGCCGATTCGATCATGCACCTTAAAGGGCATGGCCGTTACGACGAGCGCATGAGCCGGTACGAGGCGCGCGGTAATAAAATAGATTGGGTGAAAAAGCAGTTGAACCTGGAGGACTTTTCAGGTTACGACTATGATGACGAGAGGAATGGGACAACGGAGATCAAGCCATTGAGCAAACAATACATCCTGAACACCCGGCAGCAAGAGGTGGTCGATGTTTCGGGCTATGACCAGTTGATCAATGTTAGCTTCAATTCGATCAATGATCTAACCGACTCGATCACGGTTGATACCAGCACCTACGAGTTACCGCATGGTAAAATGAGCACCATCAGGATACGTAACAGCGCCAACGTAACTGTTGAACTGGACGGACAAAAGATTAGCTTTGACCTGAACGCATGGTCGAACACTTTGCTTAAGGACTCCAAGCAGTTGAAAAGCTACCGCCAACCCAGCAACAGCGATGCTTACTATCAGTATGATCTGCCCGCTCAGCTCACGTCGATCACTAAATATACGGGTAAGCACAAGGTCACGTTCAGGGTAGACCAGCTGAACGTATCAGAAGCGAACGGCGTTAAAAAAGCAGATGTGAACTATTGCAGCGGGGTGTTTCTGATCAAATGGTAA
- a CDS encoding C40 family peptidase, producing MPLIYTFLLAAIILSSCNAPDTVKVAPSLTGGKYLASEAMDTGKPDTGIQVGATTPAELITFARTLKGVPYKYGSTDPAQGFDCSGFITYVFNHFKIVVPRTSAGFTNIRREVPLRNAQPGDLILFTGTDSTKREVGHMGILVTKATEGPVFIHSTSGKANGVTETPLNSYYQGRFVKTIRIFGSNDEH from the coding sequence ATGCCGCTCATTTACACATTCTTACTTGCCGCTATCATTCTTTCATCATGCAATGCGCCAGATACCGTCAAGGTGGCCCCGTCGCTCACCGGCGGTAAGTACCTTGCATCAGAGGCTATGGATACGGGCAAGCCGGATACAGGCATACAAGTGGGCGCTACTACTCCTGCGGAACTGATCACTTTTGCGCGCACACTTAAAGGCGTTCCTTATAAATATGGCTCTACCGATCCGGCACAGGGATTCGATTGTTCGGGATTCATTACTTACGTGTTCAATCATTTCAAGATAGTGGTGCCGCGTACCTCGGCAGGCTTTACCAACATCAGGCGCGAGGTGCCGTTGCGCAACGCCCAGCCCGGCGACCTGATCCTATTCACCGGCACCGATAGTACTAAGCGTGAGGTGGGACACATGGGTATACTGGTCACTAAGGCTACCGAAGGGCCGGTGTTCATCCATTCTACCTCGGGTAAAGCCAATGGCGTTACCGAGACCCCACTAAACAGCTACTATCAAGGCCGGTTCGTGAAGACGATACGCATCTTTGGCTCCAATGATGAACATTAA
- a CDS encoding pyruvate dehydrogenase complex E1 component subunit beta, protein MREIQFREALREAMSEEMRKDPNIYLMGEEVAEYNGAYKVSQGMLDEFGAKRVIDTPISELGFAGIGIGSAMNGLKPIIEFMTFNFSLVAIDQIINGAAKMMSMSGGQFSVPIVFRGPTGNAGMLSSQHSQCFENWYANCPGLKVIVPSNPRDAKGLMKSAILDPDPVIFMESELMYGDKGEVPEEEYYIEIGKADVTKQGTDVTLVGFGKIMKVVNAAAAELEKEGINAEVIDLRTVRPIDYAAIIESVKKTNRLVVVEESWPLGSIATEIAFKVQKDAFDYLDAPILRITGGDVPLPYAPTLIQEYLPNADRVIKAVKEVMYVTK, encoded by the coding sequence ATGAGAGAAATACAGTTCAGAGAAGCGCTTCGGGAAGCCATGAGCGAGGAAATGCGCAAGGATCCTAACATATACCTGATGGGTGAAGAAGTTGCCGAATATAACGGTGCTTACAAGGTTAGCCAGGGTATGCTTGATGAGTTCGGTGCGAAGCGTGTTATCGATACGCCTATCTCTGAGCTGGGTTTTGCCGGTATAGGTATCGGTTCGGCCATGAACGGCCTGAAACCGATCATCGAGTTCATGACCTTCAACTTCTCATTGGTAGCTATTGACCAGATCATTAACGGTGCAGCCAAAATGATGAGCATGAGCGGTGGCCAGTTCTCGGTGCCTATCGTGTTCCGTGGCCCAACTGGTAACGCAGGTATGCTTAGCTCACAGCACAGCCAGTGCTTTGAGAACTGGTATGCTAACTGCCCTGGTTTGAAAGTGATCGTTCCATCTAACCCACGCGATGCCAAAGGTTTGATGAAATCAGCTATCCTGGATCCAGATCCGGTCATCTTCATGGAGTCGGAATTAATGTACGGCGATAAAGGTGAAGTACCTGAAGAAGAATATTACATTGAGATCGGTAAAGCCGATGTTACCAAACAAGGCACCGATGTTACTTTGGTAGGCTTTGGCAAGATTATGAAAGTGGTTAACGCTGCTGCTGCCGAATTAGAGAAAGAAGGCATCAATGCTGAGGTGATCGACCTGCGTACCGTACGCCCGATCGACTATGCGGCCATCATTGAGTCGGTTAAAAAGACCAACCGTTTGGTTGTTGTTGAAGAAAGCTGGCCTTTAGGCTCTATCGCTACCGAGATCGCCTTCAAGGTACAAAAAGATGCTTTTGATTACCTGGATGCTCCTATCCTGCGTATCACCGGTGGCGACGTGCCACTGCCTTATGCACCTACCCTGATCCAGGAGTACTTGCCTAACGCCGATCGCGTGATCAAAGCCGTTAAAGAAGTAATGTACGTGACCAAGTAA
- a CDS encoding DUF6804 family protein encodes MNIALKVLRFLRRYDIPQILIGVKILLALLLIGCLFNVSRDYLRIVRYLVFVMSIWVAYVEFSKGGFVAGAASVITAIVLNPVIPFFLPQYQWKLFYALLAVALIVWSVFELYVAVTTKKVTSRYEE; translated from the coding sequence ATGAACATCGCATTAAAGGTCCTGCGTTTTTTGAGGCGGTACGATATTCCGCAGATATTGATCGGGGTAAAGATCCTTTTGGCACTGCTGCTGATCGGCTGCCTGTTCAACGTATCGCGTGACTATTTGCGCATCGTACGCTACCTCGTTTTTGTGATGTCGATATGGGTAGCCTATGTGGAGTTCAGTAAAGGTGGCTTTGTGGCCGGTGCCGCAAGTGTGATCACTGCCATCGTGCTTAACCCGGTGATCCCCTTTTTTCTTCCTCAGTATCAATGGAAGCTCTTTTATGCTTTACTGGCCGTTGCACTGATCGTATGGTCGGTATTTGAGCTGTATGTGGCAGTCACTACAAAAAAGGTCACGAGCCGGTATGAGGAATGA
- a CDS encoding M20/M25/M40 family metallo-hydrolase — MKFQIIALALAAATGISASTYAQNNDPEMLRKLYDEALVNGQCYQNLRYLCKTIGPRLSGSAGAARSVEWGKKLMESYGFDKVYLQEVMVPHWERGAKEQGVIVNGTTRTPVALAALGMSVATPKAGITAEMIELHSLKELETLGEAGIKGKIVFFNRPFDNRFIETGSAYGTAGDQRNAGPGAASKYGAAAVIVRSLTAALDDYPHTGATNYGTNKPIPAAAISTMAANKLSAMLKQKNGKPVKFFLKTNCQTLPDVLSYNVIGEIKGTANNNKYITVGGHLDSWDLAEGAHDDGTGVMQSVEVLRIFKAVGYKPKNNVRAVFFMNEENGHKGGIKYAEQAKANNEEHIAAIETDEGGFTPRGFSFEGASPEFLAGVNQKWKKLLEPYEVDRLVAGGGGTDIGPLKETQPGIKLIGFRPDSQRYFDIHHTPNDVFENVNKRELELGAASIASLVYLIDQYGLSL, encoded by the coding sequence ATGAAATTCCAAATTATTGCCCTGGCCCTTGCCGCGGCTACCGGTATAAGTGCATCGACCTATGCACAAAATAATGACCCTGAAATGCTGCGCAAGCTTTACGACGAAGCTTTGGTGAATGGCCAGTGCTATCAGAACCTGCGCTACCTTTGTAAGACCATTGGCCCGCGCCTAAGCGGATCTGCAGGTGCCGCCCGCTCGGTAGAGTGGGGCAAAAAGCTGATGGAAAGCTACGGCTTTGACAAGGTGTACCTGCAGGAAGTGATGGTGCCGCACTGGGAGCGCGGCGCCAAAGAGCAGGGCGTGATCGTAAATGGCACCACCCGTACACCGGTAGCTTTAGCGGCGCTGGGCATGTCGGTAGCTACTCCTAAAGCAGGCATCACGGCCGAAATGATCGAGCTGCATAGCTTAAAGGAACTAGAAACACTGGGTGAGGCCGGTATCAAAGGTAAGATCGTGTTCTTTAACCGCCCGTTCGATAACCGGTTTATTGAGACCGGCAGCGCCTATGGTACCGCAGGCGATCAGCGTAATGCAGGTCCGGGTGCAGCATCCAAATATGGCGCGGCGGCGGTGATCGTACGCTCGTTAACGGCGGCATTGGACGACTATCCGCATACCGGCGCTACTAATTATGGTACTAACAAGCCGATACCGGCGGCGGCCATATCCACCATGGCGGCCAATAAGCTCAGCGCTATGCTGAAGCAGAAGAATGGCAAACCGGTAAAATTCTTCTTAAAGACCAACTGCCAGACGCTGCCTGATGTGCTATCCTACAACGTGATCGGCGAGATCAAGGGTACTGCCAATAATAACAAATACATTACCGTTGGTGGTCACCTCGACTCGTGGGATCTGGCCGAGGGCGCGCATGATGACGGCACCGGAGTAATGCAATCGGTAGAGGTGTTGCGCATATTCAAGGCGGTTGGGTATAAGCCCAAGAATAACGTGCGCGCAGTGTTTTTCATGAACGAGGAGAACGGCCACAAAGGCGGTATCAAATATGCCGAGCAGGCCAAAGCCAATAACGAAGAGCACATTGCTGCCATTGAAACTGATGAGGGCGGCTTTACGCCAAGAGGTTTCAGTTTTGAAGGGGCAAGCCCTGAGTTTTTGGCTGGAGTTAACCAGAAATGGAAAAAGCTATTAGAGCCTTACGAGGTGGATCGCCTGGTGGCTGGCGGTGGTGGTACCGATATAGGTCCGCTGAAGGAGACGCAGCCCGGCATCAAACTGATCGGCTTCCGGCCTGATTCGCAACGGTATTTTGATATTCACCACACCCCTAATGACGTGTTCGAGAACGTGAACAAGCGTGAATTAGAATTGGGCGCGGCGTCCATCGCCTCGCTGGTGTATCTGATCGATCAGTATGGGTTAAGTTTATAG
- a CDS encoding MFS transporter, whose protein sequence is MEERQDTPATPKKDAFAALRYKDFRAYLGMRFFFTFAYQMQAVVIGFYIYQITHSKLALGYIGLCEAIPAISIALYGGYIADKYEKRKLLFMIFSVVLLASLTIFTVTLNSMSHWVQAGWVVPIIYVMIFFNGVARAFYGPATFAIYAQSIPKELYPNGSTWSSSAWQIATILGPAAGGLIFGHWGITPTFVIILILLVIALTLVYMLRSYPPVFIPKEDIWQSLSAGIKFVFHNKMMLGAMTLDLFSVFFGGAIALLPVFAHDILKVGSEGLGIMRATSSLGAVLTMLAMTRFSPMNRPWRNLLIAVSGFGLSILCFGLSKSFYISLIFLFTEGAFDSISVIIRGTLMQLLTPDDMRGRVSAVNSMFIGSSNEIGSFESGFTAELMGTVPSVIFGACMTLSIVTITYFKTRTLIPTRLSDISSPTEKKVQ, encoded by the coding sequence GTGGAAGAACGACAGGATACCCCTGCTACCCCTAAAAAAGACGCATTCGCTGCCTTACGATACAAAGACTTCCGCGCATACTTAGGTATGCGTTTCTTTTTTACGTTCGCCTACCAAATGCAGGCCGTGGTGATCGGTTTCTACATTTACCAGATCACACATAGCAAACTGGCGTTGGGTTACATCGGTTTGTGCGAGGCTATACCTGCTATCAGTATCGCCCTGTACGGCGGTTACATTGCCGATAAATACGAAAAGCGTAAGCTCCTGTTCATGATCTTCTCGGTGGTACTGCTGGCATCGCTCACCATATTTACGGTAACGCTCAATAGTATGAGCCACTGGGTGCAGGCGGGTTGGGTGGTGCCGATCATTTATGTCATGATCTTTTTCAATGGCGTGGCGAGGGCATTCTATGGTCCGGCCACGTTCGCCATCTATGCACAAAGCATTCCTAAAGAGTTGTACCCTAACGGCAGTACCTGGAGCAGCTCGGCCTGGCAGATCGCCACCATATTGGGCCCGGCAGCAGGAGGATTGATCTTCGGGCACTGGGGGATCACCCCAACGTTCGTGATCATTTTGATCTTGCTGGTGATAGCGCTCACACTGGTGTACATGCTGCGCTCTTATCCACCAGTATTCATTCCTAAAGAGGATATCTGGCAAAGCCTTTCGGCGGGTATCAAGTTCGTGTTCCACAACAAGATGATGCTGGGCGCCATGACGCTCGATCTGTTCTCGGTGTTCTTCGGTGGCGCCATAGCCCTGCTACCGGTATTCGCACACGATATATTGAAGGTAGGGTCTGAAGGATTGGGCATCATGAGGGCCACCTCATCTTTGGGTGCGGTGCTTACCATGCTGGCCATGACGCGTTTTTCGCCCATGAACCGGCCTTGGCGCAACCTGCTCATCGCGGTGTCGGGCTTTGGGTTATCAATCCTTTGTTTCGGCCTCTCTAAAAGCTTTTATATTTCGTTGATATTCCTATTCACCGAAGGTGCGTTCGATAGCATCAGCGTGATCATACGGGGCACCCTGATGCAATTGCTTACACCTGATGATATGCGCGGTCGGGTATCAGCCGTTAACTCCATGTTCATCGGTTCCTCTAACGAGATAGGGTCTTTTGAGTCGGGCTTTACCGCCGAGCTGATGGGTACGGTACCATCGGTGATCTTTGGTGCCTGCATGACGCTGAGCATCGTGACCATCACTTATTTCAAGACCCGCACGCTGATCCCTACGCGACTGTCGGACATCAGTTCGCCCACCGAGAAAAAAGTGCAATAA